Proteins encoded by one window of Candidatus Endowatersipora endosymbiont of Watersipora subatra:
- a CDS encoding single-stranded DNA-binding protein yields the protein MVGSVNKVILIGNLGTDPEIKRTQDGRKVVNLSIATSESWRDKNTGERRERTEWHRVVIFNENLSKIIEEYLRKGSKVYIEGQLQTRKWQDQNGQDRYSTEVVLQNFNSNLTMLDSRSDSSFRSSDLTSIKDYHTQSISSPSTSRPASMMEGGDDLDDEIPF from the coding sequence ATGGTAGGAAGTGTCAACAAAGTTATTTTAATTGGAAATCTGGGTACGGATCCTGAAATAAAACGCACTCAAGATGGTCGAAAAGTCGTTAATTTGTCTATTGCAACATCTGAATCGTGGCGAGATAAAAATACCGGTGAACGCAGGGAGAGGACCGAGTGGCATCGGGTTGTCATTTTTAATGAAAATTTATCTAAGATCATCGAAGAGTATCTTAGAAAAGGTTCTAAGGTTTATATTGAAGGACAGTTACAAACCCGAAAATGGCAGGATCAAAATGGCCAAGATCGTTACTCAACAGAGGTAGTTCTTCAGAATTTTAATAGTAATCTCACAATGTTAGATTCGCGCAGTGATAGTAGTTTTCGTTCTAGTGATCTTACTAGTATTAAGGATTATCATACCCAGTCTATATCATCACCATCTACATCTAGGCCAGCTTCCATGATGGAAGGGGGAGACGATCTGGATGATGAAATTCCTTTCTAG
- the ribB gene encoding 3,4-dihydroxy-2-butanone-4-phosphate synthase has translation MATSMENVFKAIRTFEKGEILIVTDDDDRENEGDLIVAAVHCTPEKMAMIIRYTSGIVCTPMPNEEARRLQLTPMVAENDAPYSTAFTVSVDYRYEMTTGISAEERCATVRGLANPSSCAEDFFRPGHIFPLVARSGGVLMRSGHTEAAVDLCKLAGLPPIGVISELINDDGTVMRGPQIKDFAIEKSLRIITVAEIISYRQRQERLVQRIEEFNTQTSIGLARAYTYTTDWDPMHQLAVVYGKIGNGRDVLVRLHVESVLDDAFGGSSSLNKNLTLIEKEGRGIIVYLREGSVGVSSGSTRNNLGLSSLNVTKLDDNQKQYSASRFRKEEWLEIGLGAQILRDLGVSSIKLIASKERHYVGLSGFGIEISDTVILNS, from the coding sequence ATAGCAACTAGTATGGAGAACGTATTCAAGGCCATTCGCACCTTTGAAAAAGGTGAAATACTTATAGTTACAGATGATGATGATAGAGAAAATGAAGGTGATCTGATTGTTGCAGCAGTACACTGTACACCAGAAAAAATGGCTATGATTATTCGTTACACTAGTGGCATTGTATGTACACCTATGCCAAACGAAGAAGCTCGCCGACTTCAATTAACACCAATGGTAGCTGAAAACGATGCTCCCTATTCAACTGCTTTTACAGTCTCTGTTGATTATCGATATGAAATGACAACGGGGATTTCTGCTGAAGAACGTTGTGCTACAGTTCGCGGTTTAGCTAATCCTAGTTCTTGTGCTGAAGATTTTTTTCGTCCTGGACATATCTTTCCACTAGTAGCACGATCAGGTGGTGTATTGATGCGATCTGGTCATACAGAAGCTGCTGTTGATTTGTGTAAATTGGCAGGTTTGCCACCTATAGGTGTCATTTCTGAATTGATAAATGATGATGGGACAGTAATGCGAGGTCCCCAGATCAAAGATTTTGCTATAGAAAAATCCCTGAGAATAATTACCGTTGCAGAGATAATTTCCTATAGACAAAGACAAGAACGCTTGGTTCAACGGATTGAGGAGTTTAACACACAAACATCCATTGGATTAGCTCGAGCTTATACTTATACAACCGATTGGGATCCCATGCATCAATTAGCCGTTGTTTATGGAAAAATCGGTAATGGAAGAGATGTGCTTGTTCGCTTACATGTTGAATCGGTTTTAGATGACGCATTTGGTGGATCATCTTCTCTGAACAAAAATTTAACACTGATTGAGAAGGAGGGTAGAGGAATTATCGTATATCTTCGTGAAGGCTCTGTTGGTGTTTCGTCAGGTAGTACTCGTAATAACCTTGGATTATCCAGCCTTAATGTCACTAAATTGGATGATAATCAAAAACAATATAGTGCTTCACGATTTCGAAAAGAGGAATGGCTAGAGATAGGTCTTGGTGCACAGATTTTAAGAGATTTAGGTGTTTCATCCATAAAACTTATTGCATCAAAAGAACGTCATTATGTTGGTTTATCAGGGTTTGGTATCGAGATATCTGATACAGTTATTCTAAATAGTTAA
- a CDS encoding exodeoxyribonuclease VII small subunit, whose protein sequence is MSKISKITNISTLSFEEALEQLEKIVNNLEGGDVSLDESITFYEQGELLKKHCAKLLQAAEDKVEKIRLGVDGSIKGTEPLIKS, encoded by the coding sequence ATGTCTAAAATATCAAAGATTACTAACATTTCTACGCTGAGTTTTGAAGAAGCATTAGAACAACTAGAAAAGATTGTTAACAATCTAGAAGGTGGGGATGTTTCACTCGACGAATCGATTACATTTTATGAGCAAGGTGAACTTTTAAAAAAGCACTGTGCGAAATTGCTACAGGCAGCAGAAGATAAAGTTGAGAAAATCCGCCTTGGTGTTGACGGTTCGATCAAAGGGACTGAACCCCTAATTAAATCCTAA